From a region of the Cucumis sativus cultivar 9930 chromosome 6, Cucumber_9930_V3, whole genome shotgun sequence genome:
- the LOC101215448 gene encoding uncharacterized protein LOC101215448 — protein sequence MPSGMVMGGRSNNYNYNCNGGFSNSYMLLNPEEVKFLDLFRLLFSSNLKKRRFVDSSHAREHNFWHRFFIFLSIVVLKLLRFFDKPLALLGFFLESSLNFLSLNGGFSGILLNFFRLRLKIPNTSSAEYLSMIGHLDSRVTLDRSIKPGDVNYFGALCMMASKLSYENEAHVAQIVKDVWKMEFLGFFNFWNDYQEKCSTQAFMMRDRKDNHDTIIVSFRGTEPFNADDWSSDFDISWYEIEGIGKIHGGFMKALGLQKCVGWPKEMERKGHERHPLAYYTLREKLKELMKENERTRFVVTGHSLGGALAILFPSILVFHEEKLLLERLEGVYTFGQPRVGDRTFGEFMVKSLAEYKIRYYRFVYGFDMVPRLPLDDKALMFKHFGPCIYFDWNYVAQILEEEPFKNYFSIVGAILMRIHACLEIGRSFTISWRRGKEYEEKVFLRIVRLFGLLLPGIPAHCPQDYVNSTRLGSTTPFHTEYDVKVE from the exons ATGCCCTCAGGCATGGTGATGGGCGGTCGttctaataattataattacaattgTAATGGCGGCTTCTCCAACAGCTATATGCTTCTAAACCCAGAAGAGGTCAAGTTCTTGGATTTGTTCCGTCTCTTGTTTTCCAGCAACCTCAAAAAAAGGAGATTTGTAGATTCAAGTCACGCCAGAGAACATAATTTCTGGCACAgattcttcatctttctctcTATTGTCGTCCTAAAGCTCCTCCGTTTCTTTGACAAACCCCTTGCCTTGCTTGGCTTCTTCCTCGAGTCCTCTCTCAATTTTCTGTCCCTCAACGGCGGCTTTTCCGGCATTCTCCTCAACTTCTTCCGAT TGAGGTTGAAGATACCGAACACCTCATCGGCGGAATACTTGTCAATGATTGGTCATTTGGATAGCAGAGTAACATTGGACAGAAGTATCAAACCTGGTGATGTCAATTACTTCGGCGCCCTTTGTATGATGGCTTCCAAACTTTCCTACGAGAATGAAGCTCACGTTGCACAAATTGTGAAGGATGTCTGGAAG ATGGAGTTCTTGggatttttcaatttttggaatg ACTATCAAGAAAAATGCTCAACACAAGCATTCATGATGCGTGACAGAAAAGATAATCACGACACCATCATTGTGTCCTTCAGAGGCACAGAGCCATTTAATGCTGATGATTGGAGTTCTGACTTTGACATCTCTTGGTACGAGATTGAAGGCATCGGAAAAATTCATGGGGGATTTATGAAAGCACTTGGCCTACAAAAGTGCGTAGGATGGCCCAAAGAAATGGAGCGAAAAGGTCATGAAAGACACCCTTTGGCTTACTACACCCTAAGAGAGAAGCTTAAAGAacttatgaaagaaaatgagcgGACAAGATTTGTAGTGACAGGGCACAGCCTGGGCGGGGCTTTGGCCATTCTATTTCCTTCTATTTTGGTGTTccatgaagaaaaattattgctGGAAAGATTAGAGGGAGTGTACACATTTGGACAACCTCGAGTTGGAGACCGCACGTTTGGGGAATTCATGGTGAAATCACTCGCGGAATACAAGATTCGTTACTACAGATTCGTTTATGGTTTCGACATGGTTCCCAGATTGCCCCTTGATGACAAGGCGTTGATGTTCAAACACTTTGGACCTTGTATTTATTTCGACTGGAACTATGTTGCACAG ATTCTTGAAGAAGAGCCATTCAAGAACTATTTCTCGATAGTGGGAGCAATACTGATGAGAATACATGCGTGCTTGGAGATAGGAAGAAGCTTCACAATATCATGGAGAAGGGGAAAGGAGTATGAGGAAAAAGTGTTCTTGAGAATTGTGAGGTTGTTTGGATTGTTGTTGCCTGGAATTCCTGCTCACTGCCCTCAAGATTATGTTAATTCAACCCGCTTGGGTTCCACAACTCCCTTTCACACTGAGTATGATGTCAAAGTTGagtag
- the LOC101217832 gene encoding uncharacterized protein LOC101217832, which yields MEFPLKDIRRMMSGGDGTKCNKGFSSSYMLVNPQEAKILELGGLLFSKNLIKKLKFVDSSHPNEFNFWHRFFIFLSIIILKILQVFSTPLAFFGFCLEFSLNLLSANEGLFVIFLNILRLKLKIPERSSAEYRSVIGHLDERITLDKNIKPGDVNYFGALCMMASKLAYENQARVQYIVNNVWEMKVLGFFNFWNEYEEKCSTQAFTMRDTKVGHHDTIVVSFRGTEPFNADDWCSDFDISWYEMKGIGKVHGGFMKALGLQKSIGWPKKIDRQDQERSRPLAYYTLRKRLKNLMKEDEMAKFVVTGHSLGGALAILFPFILAFHDEKLLLERLEGVYTFGQPRVGDHKFGEFMSKTFSHYKIRYYRFVYGFDMVPRLPLDDKALMFKHFGPCIYFDRNYVAKILEEEPFKNYFSFLGEVAMRIQACLEIVRSFTIGWRRGKEYEERVLLRIMRLFGLLLPGIPAHCPQDYVNSTRLGSTHVFFSLPKTEYDVKIK from the exons ATGGAATTCCCCTTAAAGGATATTAGAAGAATGATGAGTGGTGGTGATGGGACTAAGTGCAACAAGGGATTCTCCAGCAGCTACATGCTTGTGAACCCCCAAGAAGCGAAGATCTTGGAACTTGGAGGCCTCCTGTTTTCAAAGAATCtaatcaaaaaattaaaatttgtagattCGAGTCACCCCAATGAATTCAATTTCTGGCATagattcttcatcttcctatCCATCATCATCCTAAAGATCCTCCAAGTATTTTCCACTCCACTCGCATTTTTTGGCTTCTGCCTTGAGTTCTCCCTTAACCTTTTATCCGCAAACGAGGGCCTCTTTGTCATCTTTCTCAATATCTTACGAC TGAAGTTGAAAATACCGGAGAGGTCATCAGCGGAGTACCGGTCGGTGATTGGTCATTTGGATGAAAGGATAACGTTAGACAAAAATATAAAGCCCGGAGATGTAAATTACTTCGGAGCTCTTTGCATGATGGCCTCTAAACTTGCTTATGAAAATCAGGCTCGCGTTCAATACATTGTCAATAACGTTTGGGAG ATGAAGGTCTTGggatttttcaacttttggaATG aatatgaagaaaaatgctCAACACAAGCCTTCACGATGCGTGATACGAAAGTTGGTCATCATGATACCATCGTCGTCTCCTTTAGAGGCACAGAACCATTCAATGCTGATGACTGGTGCTCTGATTTTGACATCTCTTGGTACGAGATGAAAGGCATCGGAAAAGTTCATGGAGGATTTATGAAAGCACTTGGCTTGCAAAAATCCATTGGATGGCCCAAAAAAATAGACCGACAAGATCAAGAAAGATCACGTCCTTTGGCATATTACACCCTCAGAAAAAGGCTTAAAAACCttatgaaagaagatgagatGGCAAAGTTCGTAGTGACTGGGCACAGCTTGGGCGGGGCTTTGGCCATcttgtttccttttattttgGCATTTCACGACGAAAAACTACTACTCGAGAGATTAGAAGGAGTGTACACATTCGGACAACCAAGGGTTGGTGACCACAAATTCGGAGAGTTTATGTCAAAAACATTCTCACATTACAAGATTCGTTACTACAGATTCGTTTATGGTTTCGACATGGTTCCTAGACTGCCCCTTGACGACAAAGCCTTGATGTTCAAACACTTTGGGCCCTGTATTTATTTCGATCGGAACTATGTTGCAAAG ATTCTTGAAGAAGAGCCATTCAAAAACTATTTCTCGTTTCTGGGAGAAGTAGCGATGAGAATACAAGCATGTTTGGAGATAGTGAGAAGCTTCACAATTGGATGGAGAAGGGGAAAGGAGTATGAAGAAAGAGTGCTTTTAAGAATTATGAGGTTGTTCGGACTGTTATTGCCAGGAATTCCTGCTCACTGTCCTCAAGATTATGTTAATTCAACTCGTTTGGGTTCCACACACGTCTTCTTTTCTCTGCCTAAAACAGAGTATGATGTCAAGATTAAGTAG
- the LOC101215678 gene encoding uncharacterized protein LOC101215678, giving the protein MGINDGCECNKSFSSSYMLVKPQEAKILDLGRLLFSKNVKKRKFVDSSHPNEFNFWHRFFISLSIIVLKFLQLFATPLALLGFCLEFILNFLSSNDGFFGILLNVLRLKLKLPESSSAEYQSVIGHLDGRIMLDKNIKPGDVNYFGALCMMASKLAYENQARVQHIVNNVWEMEFLGFFNFWNEYEEKGSTQVFMMRDTKVDQHDTIIVSFRGTEPFSADDWCSDFDISWYEIKGIGRIHGGFMKALGLQKSTGWPKKIDRQDQERHPLAYYTLRKRLKKLMKENEGARFVVTGHSLGGALAILFPFILAFHDQQLLLERLEGVYTFGQPRVGDCKLGEFMLKTFSHYNIRYYRFVYGFDMVPRLPLDDKALMFKHFGSCIYFDRNYVPKVLEEEPFKNYFSILGEVVMRIQACFEIVRSFTIGRRRGKEYEERVLLRIVRLFGLLLPGIPAHCPQDYINSTRLGSLNNVISFSKTEYDVKIQ; this is encoded by the exons ATGGGTATTAATGATGGTTGTGAGTGCAACAAGAGCTTCTCCAGCAGCTACATGCTTGTGAAGCCACAAGAAGCGAAGATCTTGGACTTGGGTCGCCTCCTGTTTTCAAAGAACgtcaagaaaaggaaatttgtAGATTCTAGTCACCCCAATGAATTCAATTTCTGGCACAGAttcttcatctctctctccatCATCGTTCTAAAGTTTCTCCAACTGTTTGCCACTCCACTTGCTTTGCTTGGTTTCTGCCTCGAGTTCATCCTAAACTTTTTGTCATCCAACGATGGCTTCTTCGGCATCCTCCTCAATGTCTTACGAT tGAAGTTGAAATTACCGGAGAGCTCATCAGCGGAGTACCAGTCGGTGATTGGTCATTTGGATGGAAGGATAATGTTAGACAAAAATATAAAGCCCGGAGATGTCAATTACTTCGGAGCTCTTTGCATGATGGCTTCTAAACTTGCTTATGAGAATCAGGCTCGCGTTCAACATATTGTCAATAACGTTTGGGAG ATGGAATTCTTGggatttttcaacttttggaATG AATACGAAGAAAAAGGCTCAACACAAGTCTTCATGATGCGGGATACAAAAGTTGATCAGCACGATACTATCATCGTCTCCTTTAGAGGTACAGAGCCATTCAGTGCCGATGATTGGTGCTCTGATTTTGACATCTCCTGGTACGAGATCAAAGGCATCGGAAGAATTCATGGAGGATTTATGAAAGCACTCGGCTTACAAAAGTCCACTGGATGGCCCAAAAAAATAGACCGACAAGATCAAGAAAGACATCCTTTGGCCTATTACACCCTCAGAAAAAGGCTTAAAAAacttatgaaagaaaatgagggTGCAAGGTTTGTGGTCACTGGGCACAGCCTAGGTGGGGCTTTGGctatattatttccttttattttggCATTTCATGACCAACAGTTACTGCTCGAAAGATTAGAAGGAGTGTACACATTCGGACAACCTCGGGTTGGAGACTGCAAATTAGGAGAGTTTATGTTGAAAACATTCTCGCATTACAATATTCGTTACTACAGATTCGTCTATGGTTTCGATATGGTCCCTAGACTACCCCTTGACGACAAGGCCTTGATGTTCAAACACTTTGGATCCTGTATTTATTTCGACCGAAACTATGTTCCAAAG GTTCTTGAAGAAGAGCCATTCAAGAACTATTTCTCGATCTTGGGAGAAGTGGTGATGAGAATACAAGCATGTTTTGAAATAGTGAGAAGCTTCACGATTGGACGGAGAAGGGGAAAGGAGTATGAGGAAAGAGTGCTTTTGAGAATTGTGAGGTTGTTCGGACTACTATTGCCTGGAATTCCTGCTCATTGTCCTCAAGATTATATAAATTCCACTCGCTTGGGTTCTCTGAACAatgtcatttctttttccaagaCCGAGTATGATGTCAAGATTCAgtag